The window TCAGTTTCCTATTGGTTGTACCGAAGCATACGCCATTCTAAATTCTGCTAAACATGCTTTGTGATACTAGTTTGATCATTAATATTGCAACCTGCAAGCTAACCTCTGTTCGTGTAATCACGCTTTCCCCTATTTCTTCTCAAACTAGTGCGGTTTAGAAAGCAGGCTAGTAATTTGGATGCCTAAGCACTCTCACCATTCTTAGAGCCGGGGTATTGATTGACAATGAACTATGCTATGTAGGTTGTCAGAGAGCATGACCCTTCTGGAAGAGATGTTGAACTTTTCCGCCGACACTTGTATTCTGGAGGAAAGGGTCCGACAGTGAAAGGTTTGAAAGGTGCAGAGCTGGCTGACGGGCTTTTTATCAAAGAAGGCGACTACAAGTTGGTGAAGACAAGATTTAGTGCTTTCTTTGCGACACACCTTGATTCCGTTCTTAAAACACAAGGAATAAAGAACTTGGTAATTGTTGGTAAGCACTGATACACACTGACTGTTATAGAAGTTACATTTTTTTGTTTGTTAGAATGGTAATTAGTTGCTGTAAAGTCGGTTTCTTTTCTTTAACTGTATCATTACTTTCTTCTGACTCGTTTTGCAGTTTATACCCTATCTTATGTTTTCAAAATGCATACGGTGGCAATAAATCCGCTCTTACGAGCGTGAATCCGATAAAGGGAAATTCTGTACAATGCAGcaatatttttaaaatttgtgagGAACAGAGATTGCTTCCATTGTTTATGATGTAGAGTTCAGTACCACATGTAGGAAAAACCTTGTTTAGAACAAATATCGTTTCCTTTGTTTAGGCTTAATTGTCCAACATCACATTGGCAGCCACATTTACTGTTGTGTATATACGTGATGATTTTCAGGTGTTCAAACTCCAAATTGCATTCGGCAGACTGTCTACGATGCTGTGGAATTGGACTATGAGAAAGTTATGGTCCTTATTGATGCAACAGCTGCTGCTAGGCCAGATATCCATTTGGGTGAGTATTCTACTTTCGCGCTAGCCCTTCTATTTTACTCTCCACGTCAAATACATATGATGATATGAAGCTGGCCCTTGGTGATTCCTCATGCATATGTTTAAACTAATGTTGACATGATATTTGAcattgaatgggaaaagcttgaaAGTTATTTTCCTTGTTAATAAAATTTACCTTTTATGATCCGTCGTTTCCTCTCATAGTTTCTGACATTGATTTTCCTATTGCATAGGTATTCTTTGTTTAAGTGGCATAATTTAAGTACTTTATTATTGGAACATACTCAACTGCTGATCTGCATCAGTACATAATTTACTAAAAGAAAATCTTGAGTTGTTTCTACAAATGTAAGCTGAATATTTTGTTTCCACATAAAGACATTGGAAATTTGAAAAATGTGGAATTTTACTCATGCTGCATTCAAATTCATGACTCTTGTCTTGATGACACCAtgcatgtatacgtcatgtggcACACATGGTTTACAAAGTGCATTATAATTTTGATCACCAACAGAAGGTATGCTTTGTTCAAAATAATACACGGGGAGCAAAATTCTTTCATGAATTATTATGTATAGCTCACTTTAGTGACTGGAAACCTTTCCTCTTTCACAGTTCATAAAGTTTTTGTTTGCTGCCTTTGATTCCTGAGATTTACTGTTAAGTGAAGGATTGGTTCATAGATCATCGAGCCCTGTCTTTCTTTGTTTTCCGCTGTTACATGGTCATATAAATGTATCAGTTGAAGGACATGCAGAAGTGCACTCCCCTATACAACATATAAATTATTGAATTTTGAAGAAATCATACTCATGCTGCAACCGTATTCACGGTCACCATGGATTTATTACCTGGCTTTATATTACACCAATCAGCATATGTAAATCATGTGCCACCTACGGTTTGGAAATTACATGTAGTGGAGTGCTTATAAAGGGGCAGTTTGATGGCCCAGTTAAAAAGTTACAAGTTACTTTGTAAATAACACAATTATAAGCACTGTACTACATGTAATTTTGATAGTTGAGAGAAAATGAACATTTTGTCGATTCTCTTTCTATTTCCAATTATTTAATATAATCACTCTTCTACATGTAATTTTCTTTCTACTTTATGTTACGCAGCAAACATCAGAGATATGAAGACCATCGGTGTGGAAACACCAACCTTGGAAGAGTGGCGCCGTTAAGCTTGCGGGTGGTGTACTTCATTCTTGGCACGAAGTGACATGCATATGTGCAGTAGAGGCAACAAATGCGCTACCACTTCCTTGCTCTCCACTCGGTCCCGGCAAATGTAAATATGTTAATATTTGCAAGGTTGCATCTATACAACTTCTAATCCGTCCTACATAGAGTTAAGCCCTGTTTGGAATCACTCCGCCCGGCTCCACTCCGCGGAGCTGTGGAGCTGGGCTTGAGCCGCTCTGTGAAAACGAGCTACAGCCTGCTCCACTCCGGGAGCGGAGTCGAGGGAGTGGAGTGGAACCGAACAGGCACTTAATCACAGTGTCATGTGGTTTCCCTTtatatgtggaggactttaggcACGTAGTATGCGGTAGAGGCCAACTCCGGACCCAAAACAGGGCGATTGGAAGATGCTCGGGTTGTAGAAATTTTCCGTCTTTTGGAGAATGGATGGTTTGAGATGGCAGTTGATGTGGGCGCGTACCGTCATTTGCATCTGAGTGCACATCAGTTGCAATGGTTGAGTAATCCGATGTGTGCATCAGATCTCTGCCACCGATTTTCCAGTTTAAGAGGTACTTACTTGGAAAAGTATCTCTGTTTCCCATTGCTTGTCTATCTACTAGGAAGTCTGCACCGTGATGCAGATCAGTGTTCAGTTTTGGTAACTGTTGCAATGGTTGCATAGCTACTTCTGGACAGAACTTGCAGAGCGTCTTTGTTCTTAAACGGTGTGATTTTCTTTTTCTAGCACTGTTGTGTCGTGAGTTGTGGTTAAAAGCTACTCCCTCCAATCCTAGTGTCAAAAAGCGTCTtacattatgagacggagggagtactagctAATACGAGTAGTAGTTTTCTCATATTCTTGCTCATAAAACAAATTCAAGTATCCTACCATTCCACTGCAGCAACGAAACAAGTCACAGATTCAGTACATGGTCGTCTTACACAAGCTAGATTAATTGGCTGATGATCAGAACTCATGAGCTACAGATTACGCAGCAACAGAGGTAGAAGAGGACTAGAGGCTCCAATCAATACAATTTCAGCCAAACACAGCCGAAACTCGAGAGACACGATTCAAATATCAAAACTATTCAACATTAGGTTGAGGTCGTTTCGACCGGACAAGATCAGAAGTTGAGAACTCATCAGTTGCAGTTGCACCTTGCGTAGCAACAGGTCTACGGGGCAACGGCCTTACATGTACATCCATTCATCTAATGTCAGCTAAACTGCCACAACTGAACTCCAGGGACAAAGACGAATCCAACATCAAACTAGCCAAAGCTTAGCATAGCATCGTCTAGAAGACTAGAGATCTGAAACCAGCTCGACCGGACACGATCGATCGATCAGGCATcgctgtcgtcgtcgtcgtcgccgccgccgactcgccgctGTGGTTTGTAGCAGTCCCCGGCTTGGTTGGCCTTCTCGCAGGCGTCGATCCAGTCGTGGTAGATGTCGACGGGCTCGGTGAGGTGGTGCGCCGTGGTGTGGTAGGCCTCCTCGCAGACGTAGCAGGCGGCGCTGGCGACCAAGAGCTTGAGGTCGATGGTGCAGGACACGCCGCCGGGGTGGTTGCAGAAGGGGCAGCAGAAGGCGGTGTCCAGCTTGGGCGCCGGCTTCTTCCGCTGAGCCATCTTGGAGCTCATCGACTTGCGCTTCCCCATCTTCTCACCACCAGATCGCATTGGCATGGTCTTTTGGGTTTCAATTTAATGGACTGCTGATAAGCCTGTGCGTGCGGAAGACAGTGTAATGAAACTGTCTGAATCACAGTTTACTGAAACTGCTGCTGACCTTCAGTTAGGACTTGGGAGTTGTCTGGGCGGCTGTGGTCTTAGATATAAGTAGAAGGAGTTGATGTAAACAGGTTGTCTTTGCATTATGCCTGCCTGCTGTAGAGATGCTACGTGAAGGGAGAGAAGTAAAACTAGGGTAAAAAAACGCCTAGCTAGGAGGTGATGTCGATTTGAGCCCCCGAGTGGCTCCCGCAGGCGACTCCGGGCGGCTTCCCTagcgccgccgcccca of the Triticum urartu cultivar G1812 unplaced genomic scaffold, Tu2.1 TuUngrouped_contig_6399, whole genome shotgun sequence genome contains:
- the LOC125530556 gene encoding probable inactive nicotinamidase At3g16190, producing MPSHLALLSCLLVLLLSLDKFLLHYLKRWLSGGGGSIIPRIPTGAFRPRSHRPMAAAGRWSETAMLVIDMQKDFVDPAMGSPVLVAGGEAVVPAVAEAVAVARERGIFVVWVVREHDPSGRDVELFRRHLYSGGKGPTVKGLKGAELADGLFIKEGDYKLVKTRFSAFFATHLDSVLKTQGIKNLVIVGVQTPNCIRQTVYDAVELDYEKVMVLIDATAAARPDIHLANIRDMKTIGVETPTLEEWRR
- the LOC125530558 gene encoding transcription elongation factor 1 homolog, which produces MPMRSGGEKMGKRKSMSSKMAQRKKPAPKLDTAFCCPFCNHPGGVSCTIDLKLLVASAACYVCEEAYHTTAHHLTEPVDIYHDWIDACEKANQAGDCYKPQRRVGGGDDDDDSDA